The sequence below is a genomic window from Silene latifolia isolate original U9 population chromosome 7, ASM4854445v1, whole genome shotgun sequence.
gaccatgattagtgagtagtcttccactagggctcggtttgacccaacatgagtaatttcactaattgaatctcataaaggctaattatttgggaaattggtgagggtagtttggaggaatgatttgggtttatggattgatttttgggtagtgttgacttacgacccttatccaccaacgagagttggttaggttgtgatttggatacccgagatttgaccctattgttaaccttggttgagacTGAAAGGGAaaaccggggtaggacacctctaaactagcgtttgaaatcgaccctcgagaaagggagtgggatgacccggaaattgatggggcttaatgaccttagcaaatattggactaccttgggaaaatgcatgtttttggggtagtcgggtattgagttagggattccgaccttcgaacccgagaggggggttggtgggtagtactagtgtcctatttcgaacccgagaggggggtcttaggcgaattagagccgtcacctcctcacctagctacccttatgattagcctagagatttaATTGTGTGGAGTTACGAATTGTTTGGggagaaccgagtcttaggtttttaatatatttgatttacaacttttcATTTTATCTTGCTCATTCACctatttcttatttagtttgttttctcttgttGTTGGTAGTTCTAGCATAATCATTTCCATCCCTTATtgccgacttagctaaacgataggattagaacaattagtagtcttttcaactccttgtgggatcgacccttaatagtgtacaacgataaaatcgtgcacttgcgaggtatagcttgataccatcatTGATTGAACTTGCAAAATGATGAAGAACAAGATGTTTCCTAGTGATTGTAggtgaataaatgaataaaataatgGAGAAAGAGGAGAGAAATGGTACCGTCGGATTTGAGGAATGATAGAAAATGAAATGCTTTTTTTTTACCCGTAAAAAGTTGctgttgcaaaaaaaaaaaaaaaaaaaaaaaaaaaaaaaaaaaacaaatccacGTCCCCGTTCGGAGTTGTTGACCGGTCCATGCTATTTTTCGCCTTTAGCTTCTTTATTTtaattcccgtcccgttttttaaaaaccacgtccccgaacggggttcttgcatggggaagcgtgctaatttctcctctaagtctcctttcttcattttcacctataaatcacaaagagaaacatcgtcaagtcgagcattttattactaatctacaaaaaacattaaattgcggaaaattaaaaacaaaaatgaataaaagcaaataaaaagcttgggttgcctcccaataagtgctggtttaacgtcccgcatgacgtaagaagctatttgatCAAGTTTCGCCCTTGAGCTTGCCGCCAACAAAGCTCCATTTCTTAGCTCCTTTTGCATtccgcaaccatttgaaattgttcaaataaaatttccctttcttttcggCACTCTTAGCAATAGTGCCCTTAGCATTGTCACCTAAAAAACAAACAACACCAACATcgtcctccaacggatccatTAGTAAGGATCCAAGCGTAGTAGAGACATTAGGAGAGTCCACAgtgttaaataaataacaagactcttgtaacattgggcttctaatggtgttgtttttgtTAAATGAAACCCGGTCAGATCATCACTCACTTCTAAcgtcaacctcccatttttcacatcaattagcTAGCGCACTcgcggtgcgtaaaaatggcctacccaatataattggggtttgtgagtcttcggccatatcaagtatgaggaagtcaacagtatgaaaaacttgccaactttgacgggtacatcttctaagacacctaagggtcgctTTAAataacggtccgccatttgcaatgttatacttgtgcattttaagGCACCCATGTTAGTTTTTCACAAAGGGAATAGGGCATGAAACTTACACTAGCACGTAGGTCGCAAAGGGACTTATCAATGttatatgtgcctatagtgcaaggaatagaatagctaccggggtccttcAATTTCGGGGGAGACTAATTTTGTAAGAGTGcgctacactcttcggtgaaagcaatggtctcaacctcattgaaggatcgcttctttgagagaaTTTCCTTGATAAATTGTGTATAGGAGGGGACTTGGGTAAGCAATTCTATAAATGGGATGGTGACTTGCAAATTCTTACAAACTTCCAAAAACTTACCgaacttaccttcctccttgtgctttgctagacgatgggaaaacggtacttgaacaacttcctttggaggagcatcctccacatctctcACTTTCACTTTCTCATTCTCAATGGGAACATCCACCTTCAATGAATCGGCATCACCCCcccttagcattaggagagactTCCTCAACAATTTCCTCGTCACTTTCTTTGGGCATAGGGGGCTCGACATTCGTGACATCAAGCTTGCTCTTTCTCTTTAGCATCAATAACcgatgaggaaatggcacacgatcattaacaagaggctcttcactagccttctttttgtcatttccTCCAATCTtgacctttttaacaaccacctcGTCATCCAAGGTCATGGAGGGTCCATCAtagcttgtaccacttctcaaggagATAGAATTAACGGTCTCGTGTGGTTGCATACCTTGAGGTGGTAGTTGGTCGGTTTTCCTtcaagagctagatgaggctagttgagccatttgttgctccaacatcTTGATTGCGGCATTGTGAGTTTGatcattcttttggatttgagccaacaattccctttgcatttgCACTATCAAGCCCTCAAGTTTACTTCCCTCTTGGTTCTTTTGTTGGGCATTTTGTGGTGGGGgttgattttgttggtaattgtatTGTGGGGgcttttgttgattttgataacccggtgggggattatacttttgttgttgagggacatagtCATTTTcttgtggtgggggttgagggttaagcacattgttgctatTATAAGACAAGTTCGGGTGGAATTTTGATTTCGAGttataagtgttggaaaatgtaTCCGGTGGATAAGAACTTTGTCTaaaagcttgaaaagcatttacctcttcgataggagctcggcaatgagcggtgtaatgacccgcacctccgtAACCatcacaaataatgatttgactTGTTGAAGACACGGCATTGAGTTGTTGCAGGGAATCTCTAGCAtctctttccgccaattgttgtaggagtaaggcaatttgagctagcaataCGGAGTTGtcggaggattcttctttacctttgagtggcacactttgggaattgacatattgtgcataatggaccgccatagattcgatcgtggcatgagaaatatcggtgtcaatttgatcaaaccgcctattgttggcggaatcaagaatccttcgggactcggcacaacatcaaTTGTAGAAGTTAtagctagaaaccaatcatctagcccattatgtgggcattgcctttgtagctctttgtacctctcacaagcttcatataagctctcaagagcttgttgacggaatccggtgatttggctcctcaaagtttgagttttctccggtggaaaaaacttttggtaGAAAGCAAGAGTCAATGTCTCttaattggtgattcccatggcagtgcggtcaaggctattgatccaaagcttggcatTGTctttcaaagagaaaggaaaaagtatttcccttatttgggcttgagtgacgcccgtttgacggatcatggagcaataatcgcaaaaattttgcacatgcaaattgggatcctccaaaggacttcccccaaattgcttcctctccacaaggctaatgaaagccggtttgatctcgaagtccggcgcggtaatttgagtagttgtgataccggccggaagcatggccgcagtgggctttgagtgatcggaaagtttcaccatctttttagtagtaggtggtggtggtggtggagatgatgaacttgaaacttcctcctcttcaagggcttctagatcgtctaggtaagactttctagcactttcaattTGTACGGGAGAAgcggcttctttcacttccttccaaaaacgtcgtcttctcctaaaggttttctcgggatcAGAATCCGGTGAAAGtaattctccactacgagaggacctgggcataagacaacaatttatAGAAAaagataagtaacggtctcaaggaacaagtgttcctcaagacaaaagaaaacaagataaaaatcaacAATTTAAAACGCAATAGAACATGCTCCCCGGAAACGGCGTCacaatttgataggcttatcgtgtacctatgcaaagataattaccctaggcACAAATTAATATAGCAATAGGgatcgaacacaaggagacgggaattgcgttgtgaaatgctatggaaagattcttatcaaggtcgatttcgttttgtttgtttgttgttggtttggttgctaataattataaatatgtaaactatatgataaaagggagtctaggggagtcgggtcgcacatgcaaaggtaaatatacgATCATATTAAACTCGgtaataataacattgtcaattgtttaggcttagaaaCACACACCTTACagtattagtgtcaaccatagaccgggtcttagagaaactctcgtccctGACTAGGTCATTCTattacacatgcttagtctaattcaattccatgcctctcgacttttagaatgaatgaacaaacttaatcgatgaataaggccttttaaacatagattaaacgtggcgatgcaaacatgtgatagaaacaattagacaatattatatcaacctattttaacattttacatatttgatactgcatggcttccctagcccctagactaaggaatttagctactcatggcgaaaTGTAAATTATAAACTTTGTtgtaagaaatgctaaacatgattgtatgaattatataaactaaatgatatAACATATAATAAAAATATGATGCTAATGTAATATAAATAAAGTACTAATGATAAACTATGcgtaaactaaatagaaatgtaaaatcgtaaactagaaatagaaataccgTAGTGGAaatgaacttgtatggaagaaacaaagtagaaccaaatgcttgaaatatATTAAGAACCAAAAGTTTGAATACTACAAGCTTGACAATATTGAAAACAAATATAAAAACTATGAGAGAAATtatgcttaaggctattgtaaaaTATGAAAGACGTAAGAATAAGATGCCTCTAATGATGGAttaaggctcctatttataataaaataggggcataacgtaaaatGGCATGAGAGGGTCAACCCCGATCagggttgccagccccgatcgggggcgtGGTTGTCCGGGCATATTTCACTTAATTCTTCGCTTAATTTTTGAGGGAATCCAAAGTACGTGATTAAtgacccttaatgcacccgggtaaatTCTTACTCTATCATCTTTAGGGCTTCCAAAGAGTATCCTATGCATGTTGGAATattatgctttccaccttgacttggaattaaatttgggcttgactttgattgttgacaACATTTGCATTACACACATTAGTTCATGAATTTCTCCATGCAAACCCATGCAAATACTCCATGCTAGTCCAATCTTTAGTCTTGTTTAGCCATTGCACTCTTGCTTGCATTTTTTGTTGGATTTTGGCTCCTAAAAGCTTAAACtcctacaaaacatgtggaaATAAGCAATTGCAATtagaataacaaatattagctcaaaacactatgataagtgctaaatgacatgtaaaatggagctaatataggaggtaaaaatatataaaatatgcacttatcataaGGCAAACCGCGaaccaactctttttttttttttatattcagAATTGCTGCGTGATGAAAATGACCCAACCTCTTATGCCAAGTCATTGTGTTAGTTATAATGGCAGTGGCAACATAAGTTCAATGCTCCTTCTCCATTGGATCAATAGAGAAAATTTTGCTTCTCATTTTAACTCGTATGACTTCATTGTCATTTGAGTCTGATCGTATACTCACTATTCTCAAATAACACTTTGAAACCCTTCTCTAATAGTTGCCCAACACTTCATAAATTATGATTGATTTCAGGTACATATAAAATATCAGAAATTAATTTTGTACCTGTGCAACTTTCTATTGCAACAGTTCCTTTTCCCTTCACAACAATGTATTCACCATTTCCAATTTTGACTTTGTACACTTTTGATTTGTCAAATTCCTTGAAGAGTTCTTCATCAATGGTCATGAGATTGGTGCAACTGCTATCCATGAGCCAACAATCACTTGAGCTAGAGCTTGTAAAGCAAGATGCAACGAACAATTGCTCCTCCTCCTCGTGTTCATTTGCTACTTGGGCATCATTTTTCTGCTGAAAATTGCAAATTCTTTTATGATGTCCAAGTTTGTTGCATTTCGCACACTTTACATCAGGTCTCTTCTAACACTTAACAGGGGGATGACCCTTTTTGCCGCAATGATTGCAGGGAGGAAACTCTTTGCTACTGCCACTGCCACTGCCAGACGCAGTGCGTGAGTTGAAACTCTTTTTAGAACTactctttttcttgtttttctctcCTTCCTTTATGTGTAACTTAGCCTGCATTGCTCCTTCAATGGAACCTTCATTTCTCATTAACCTTATTTGCTCTTGTGCTAGTAAAGCACTACTGAGTTCTGCGAAAGTAATTTTTGACAGATCTCTACTACTTTCCAGGGAGGATATAGTAGCATCAAATCTTTCAGGAACGGTTACAAGAATTTTCTGAACAATTCTCGAGTTAGAAAATTCTGAACCAAGCAACCTTATTTTGTTAGCAATGCAAAGAAGTTTATCCGTGTACTCCTTGATTGTCTCTGACTCCTTCATTTTCTGCATCTCGAACTCACGAACCAAATTCAACACTTGCATTCCTTTAAGTCTTTCATCGCCTTCATATTCTATTTTGAGGTAGTTCCAGACTTCAAATGCGGAtttcttggtcatcattcttgtgaAAATGTCTTCAGAGACAGCAGCAAACAGGGTAGCTTTCGCCCTGGACGTCCTTGTTTTCTTCGTTGTATGACTCTTCAGTTGAGCCATAGTTGGATTGGCCGTTAAAGAGGGGGTCTTCGTAGTCCTCCTGAACAGCCTTCCAAAGGTCATTTGCCTCTAAGTGGACCTCCATTCTAGCTGCCCACATTTGATCATTTTCACTACTAAACACTGGTGGTGTTAGTGATGTAAATGGTGTTTCAGAATCCATTTAGTGGATTGAATCAAAGAAGTTGAAGGTTTTTTGTAGGTTTTTTATTTGCTAACTCACAGGTCCCTCAAGAAA
It includes:
- the LOC141590012 gene encoding uncharacterized protein LOC141590012, with product MMTKKSAFEVWNYLKIEYEGDERLKGMQVLNLVREFEMQKMKESETIKEYTDKLLCIANKIRLLGSEFSNSRIVQKILVTVPERFDATISSLESSRDLSKITFAELSSALLAQEQIRLMRNEGSIEGAMQAKLHIKEGEKNKKKSSSKKSFNSRTASGSGSGSSKEFPPCNHCGKKGHPPQKNDAQVANEHEEEEQLFVASCFTSSSSSDCWLMDSSCTNLMTIDEELFKEFDKSKVYKVKIGNGEYIVVKGKGTVAIESCTGV